The Couchioplanes caeruleus nucleotide sequence AGATCGGTGCCGGAGCCGAGGCCGAAGCGGGCGCTATCCTGGCGAAGGCCAAGGTCAAGGTCGATACCAAGATCAGCAACTCGTGGACGTGGTCGGGCACCCAGACGGTGACCGACACCAACTCCACCAGCAAGGCGTACCGCGCTGTTCTCGGGCAGGTCGGCTGGAAGCTGACCACCGTCAAGGAGTGGATCGCCGCTCCCTGCACCCCGAAGAAGAAGACCATCGTGATCAAGGCGCCGCGCAAGGGCGACATGTCGATCGGACGTCAGAAGTCGTGAAGCACGCCAAGCCCGCCGTCGCCGCGATGAGCGTGCTGGCCGTCCTCGCCACGGGCGCCTGCAGCGACGACGAACCGTCGCCCGCGCCGAGCCCCACCGTCGGCTCGACAGCCTCCGCGCCGGCCGCCGACGGATCAGACGCCGTCGCCGTCCTGGACCAGGCCTTCACCGGCATCGAAAAGCTGGGCGGCGGCTACGGCCGGCTGGAGCAGCGCCTGGGCAACACCCTCGCGGGTACGCCGAAAGGCGTGCTGAGCGTGACAGTCGCCTTCACCTGCACGGGCGGGGCCACGCTCTCCCTCACCGCGACCGTCGAGAGCAGGGACGTCGCGTCCACGGCCGGCGAGCACAGCTGTGACGGATCGATCATCCAGAACAGTGTCGAGCTCCAGCGGCCCAGCGCCGTCGGCTTCACCGCCGGGGTCAAGGGCCAGACCAACGGCAGCTTCGCGTACGCGTACTACGTCGAGAAGAAGCAGCTGAGCTGAGCGCGCTCGCCGGGTGCTCGAACCTGGCGAGCGCGCGTTCAGAGACCTGCGCTCCCGCTTAGCGCGGCCTCAGCGGCTCGAGTCCCGGCGGACGTCGTCGGCACCGACGCTCGGACGAGGAAGCCAGCCCATGAAGCGAGTCCAAAGATCCGCCGGAGTGCCGTCGAGCTGCGTGGCAGCGTCCGCGAAGGCCAGGGCGTAGAACTGCGCCATGTACGCGGCGAACGAGGTGGGGAAGCGTTCGAAATCCCGGGAAAGCTCGGCCTTCGCGGTCGGGCACGGCCACGGGAAGCCGCAGGCATCACAGTGCCACTTCGGGCGTACGGGCTCGTGGGCGCTCACTCGGACGTCACCGATCGAGGCGAGCTGGGGAAACGGGCGGCCGGGGATCGATACGGCATCGCTGCGAGGTGGGTCCGGGAGTGCGGGGGCATCAGCGGTGGGGTCCCTGGGCGGCTCGCCACGCTTGGGCTGGGGTGAGGGTGCCAGCCCGGCCTAATTGGTCCAGCTGAGTGGTGGGGTCGTTCCAGGCGGGGCTAGGGGTGGGGGAGCCGTCCGGGATCGGAGTGTCGGGCGGCCAGAGGTAGCGGTCCGGGCAGGGCCAGCGCAGGCCGCAGGTGCAGCGGCGTAACGCGAAGAGGCGGAAGCGGCGCCGGGGCAGGTGCTTCATTGCGACCTCGATTCCCGAAGGTGGACCGGCGGCACGGACGACCGTGCCGTCAGCGCGCACAGCTACGACAGCGTGACGGTCAGGCGACTAGAATGCACGAGCCCACTTAGCTGATGCAAGGTATGCATACGATTGGATTGCCTTGGTAGACCCGGGCGGACGCCTGGGCTCGTCGTGGCGCGAGACTGTGAGGACGGAGCGAGGGGAATGGACGAGATGGCGGCACGCAGGCAGCCTCCGACCGCTCGGCTACGGCGGCTCGCCGCCGAGCTGAAGCGGCTCCGAGCCGCGTCCGAACACACTCGCGAGTCCGTCGAGGCCAAGACCGGGATCAACACGGCGACCCTCTACCGGATCGAGACGGCGCGGGTCCGTCCGCAGAAGCGGACCCTGCTCGCGCTGCTGGACCTGTATGGCGTGAAGGAGCCGGCTGAGCGGGACAAGCTGGCCGACCTGACCAGGGATTCGACGCAGCTGGACTGGCTGCAGCTGTACGAGCCGGAGCTGCCCGAGGGCTACCAGACGTACATCAGCTTCGAAGCCGAGGCCTCGCGGCTGCAGAACTACGAGAGCCTCTACGTGCCTGGGCTGCTCCAGACAGAGGCTTACGCGCGAGCAGTCATCCGTGGCGTCCTGCCGACCGAAACCGACGAGGGCGTTGGGCAGCGCGTCGAAGTCCGGATGCGGCGTCAGGGCATCCTCGCGAAACAAGACCCGGTCACGCTATGGGCCGTCGTGGACGAGGCGGCTCTGCGTCGTGTCGTCGGCGGTGTGGACGTGATGAAGGAGCAACTCGACCACCTGGTCACCCAGGCGAAGCTGCCGACCATCACGCTGCAGGTCCTGCCGTACAACGCCGGTGCACATCCCGGGATGGCCGGGTCGTTCCTCGTCATGGAGTTCCCTGACGAAGATCCGGCGCTCGTCTACGCGGAGAGCGCGGGTGGGGGCTTGTTCCTCGAGTCGAACGCGGATGTCGCGCGGTACCGTGCGACGTTCCAACACCTTGTGGCCCAAGCGCTCAGCCCGGCAGAGACCATGAGGTTCATAAAAGCTGCGGCTGACGCCCGATGAAGGAAGGGGACAGGGAGATGGACCTGACCCACGCAGAGTGGAAGAAGAGTAACCGTAGTGGCGGCAACGGCAACTGCGTCGAGGTAGCGCTCAACCTGCCGGATGTCGTGGCCGTTCGCGACACCAAAGACCGTGACGGAGCCGTGCTCGCGTTCCGCTCGAAGGAATGGCAGGCCTTCATCGCGGGCGTCAAGAGCAACG carries:
- a CDS encoding helix-turn-helix domain-containing protein produces the protein MAARRQPPTARLRRLAAELKRLRAASEHTRESVEAKTGINTATLYRIETARVRPQKRTLLALLDLYGVKEPAERDKLADLTRDSTQLDWLQLYEPELPEGYQTYISFEAEASRLQNYESLYVPGLLQTEAYARAVIRGVLPTETDEGVGQRVEVRMRRQGILAKQDPVTLWAVVDEAALRRVVGGVDVMKEQLDHLVTQAKLPTITLQVLPYNAGAHPGMAGSFLVMEFPDEDPALVYAESAGGGLFLESNADVARYRATFQHLVAQALSPAETMRFIKAAADAR
- a CDS encoding DUF397 domain-containing protein, with the translated sequence MDLTHAEWKKSNRSGGNGNCVEVALNLPDVVAVRDTKDRDGAVLAFRSKEWQAFIAGVKSNEFDPE